Proteins encoded in a region of the Rutidosis leptorrhynchoides isolate AG116_Rl617_1_P2 chromosome 9, CSIRO_AGI_Rlap_v1, whole genome shotgun sequence genome:
- the LOC139868523 gene encoding uncharacterized protein yields MKKLLKTLPTLIAPVDGEILYLYISVANEAFGSVLIVERNKIQKLVYFVSKSLTGSEINYAPIEKFVYALVLTSRSAIKGQVMADYLAEMSGKLEVINERTALKPVLGETWDSFTDGASCAEGAGAGSVLASPSGEKHTYELRYNFDVTNNEAEYEKYLQLLRESTERFEYFELSQVPRSQNKKADALSKLAALTFSHFQKQVSVEELPSKSIDNDLIVASVEEEQPNWMDPFLQYICNDTLRSDSHEARLVRERAPMYIIQNDILYRKWYCGPMMRCVGPIEAEMIVEEVHNGTCALHSGYKTIAAKIMRMGYFWPSLYHDVAKIVKRCKSCQRFGIPRELVSDNGAQIAKDPFKTWCTDLNIIQKFTSVAHPQTNGLCKVTNHDIVSGIKKRLCEKRTEILVPTHRIANFEEEANDAALSENLNFIEERRLMAAIREANNKQ; encoded by the exons atgaaaaagttgttgaaaactttgcctacgCTAATAGCGCCAGTTGATGGcgaaattctttatctttatatatcAGTGGCAAATGAAGCTTTTGGTTCAGTTTTGATCGTGGAAAGGAATAAAATACAAAAGCTGGTGTATTTTGTTAGTAAATCTCTTAcaggaagtgaaataaactatgcgccgattgaaaagtttgtgtaCGCGCTTGTTTTAACATCACGGAG tGCTATAAAAGGTCAGgttatggcggattatctcgctgaaATGTCTGGAAAGTTGGAGGTGATCAATGAGCGAACCGCATTAAAACCGGTACTTGGTGAAACTTGGGATTCGTTTACTGATGGTGCTTCATGCGCGGAAGGTGCAGGCGCGGGTTCAGTTTTGGCAAGTCCAAGTGGCGAAAAGCATACATACGAGTTGCGTTataattttgatgtgacaaataatgaagcagagtatgaa AAATACTTGCAGTTGTTACGAGAATCGACAGAGCGGTTTGAATATTTTGAACTTTCGCAAGTGCCAAGaagtcaaaataagaaggcggatgctttGAGTAAGTTGGCCGCTCTGACGTTTTCACACTTTCAAAAACAAGTGTCTGTTGAGGAATTGCCAAGCAAGTCAATAGATAATGACTTAATTGTTGCATCTGTTGAAGAGGAACAGCCAAATTGGATGGATCCATTCCTGCAGTATATCTGCAATGATACTTTGCGAAGTGATAGCCACGAAGCTCGTTTAGTAAGAGAGCGGGCACCAAtgtatatcattcaaaatgatattCTATATCGTAAATGGTACTGTGGACCAATGATGCGATGTGTTGGACCAATTGAAGCAGAAATGATAGTGgaagaagtgcataatggcacTTGCGCACTAcattcaggctacaaaactatTGCAGCGAAAATTATGAggatgggttacttttggccatccctataccaCGATGTGGcgaaaattgttaaacgctgtaaaagttgccaaag ATTTGGCATTCCGCGAGAGTTGGTCAGCGATAATGGtgcacaaatagcgaaagatccttttaagacatggtgTACTGATTTAAATATAATACAAAAGTTTACATCAGTGGCGCATCCACAGACTAATGGTTTATGCAAAGTAACCAACCACGACATAGTAAGCGGTATTAAAAAGCGATTATGCGAGaagcgaactg aaattctggtaccaacgcatAGAATTGCTAACTTTGAGgaagaagcaaatgatgctgcgttgagTGAAAATCTGAATTTCATTGAAGAGCGGAGGTTAATGGCTGCTATCAGAGAAGCAAATAATAAACAgtaa
- the LOC139868524 gene encoding uncharacterized protein: MPIVVSCKIAETGITVMKVHIDNGSSVDIIYEQCFVQLPESIKANLQTTAVSLTGFAGESSLPIGILPLDIELDDVNDDALARQVRLDFYVMRVSSRYNMLLGRTTISRFGIIPSTIHGQETGADADNMEMINTAYPEQKIKVGRNVSADTRKQIVQLLVQYMDVFAWLNVNPVLKPVIQKRMGMAPDRVKWLCDEIPMAQEDADKTAFHTGKGIYSYIMMPFGLINVGATYQRLIDTAFDKQIGRNLEAFVDDLVIKSTTQERIIDDMRETFDTLRRINMKLNPLRCSFGETEGKFLGYLVTEQGIQANPKKITAIENMTAPRTVKEVQSLTGKLVALTRFLSKAAERQLPFFKTLKGCLKQKSFVWSSEVETAF; encoded by the exons ATGCCGATAGTAGTATCGTGCAAAATCGCAGAAACTGGAATTACAGTCATGAAAGTTCATATTGATAATGGCAGTAGTGTTGATATTATTTATGAACAATGTTTTGTTCAACTGCCAGAGAGTATTAAAGCAAACCTGCAAACAACTGCGGTTTCGCTAACTggttttgcaggagaatcttcattGCCTATAGGCATTTTGCCATTAGACATTGAGCTAGATGATGTAAATGATGACGCTTTGGCACGACAAGTGcggttagatttttatgttatgcgagtCTCATCTCGCTATAACATGCTGCTGGGAAGAACCACTATAAGTAGATTTGGAATTATCCCgtctacaattcatg GACAAGAAACTGGTGCTGATGCGGATAATATGGAAATGATTAATACTGCGTATCCCGAGCAGAAAATTAAAGTAGGACGCAATGTTAGTGCGGATACTAGGAAACAAATTGTGCAACTGCTTGTTCAAtacatggatgtttttgcttg GCTTAATGTAAATCCAGTTCTAAAACCTGTAATACAAAAGCGAATGGGTATGGCCCCAGATCGTGTAAAATGGCTGTGCGATGAG ATTCCAATGGCTCAAgaggacgcagataaaaccgcatttcataccGGGAAAGGCATATATtcctatataatgatgccttttggtttaatcaaTGTGGGTGCGACATATCAACGTTTGATCGATACTGCGTTTGAtaaacaaatagggcgtaatcttgaggcTTTTGTAGATGATTTAGTGATCAAAAGCACAACGCAAGAGCGAATTATTGAtgatatgcgcgaaacatttgacaCACTGCGaagaataaacatgaagcttaatccactAAGATGCAGTTTCGGCGAAACTGAAGGAAAATTTTTGGGgtatcttgttacagaacaaggtattcaagctaatccaaaaaagatcacGGCTATAGAAAACATGACCGCGCCAAGAACGGTTAAAGaggtgcaaagtttgacgggaaaacTGGTCGCGTTAACGCGTTTTTTGTCTAAAGCTGCTGAAAGGCAGTTGCCGTTTTTCAAAACTCTAAAAGGTTGCTTGAAGCAAAAGAGTTTTGTTTGGTCCAGCGAAGTAGAAACCGCGTTTTAA